TTTCTTCCGAGAACGTGTGCCCGCACCCACAGCTATGTTTCGCGAGAGGATTCAGGAACATGAATTCGACTCCTTTGGGCCCTTGCCGGACCCCTAGCTGGAGCCCATCCAGATGAGCCAGGCTCTCGCGGTTGACTCGGACCCGAATTCCTTCGCTCTCGAAGAGGTGATCGTCGGGACGAACAGCAT
This genomic window from Candidatus Acidiferrales bacterium contains:
- a CDS encoding iron-sulfur cluster assembly accessory protein, with the protein product MITLTQNAAQVVRSMIDREKFSVDTALRLGVKNDGCAESGTQYRYVVELDSDAVRPDDHLFESEGIRVRVNRESLAHLDGLQLGVRQGPKGVEFMFLNPLAKHSCGCGHTFSEE